The genomic stretch GTGGATTTATGCGCCTTGGTATGAGCAAATGCATGGCAGCATCCGGTGGCCGCAGCAACCTGTATTGTTTCATACTGCCCATGATCTGAATGAGAAGATAGCGTGTATGATCAGTATGGGTGGCGATGGAACTTTGCTTGATACACTATGCTTGGTGCGCGACAAACCGATTCCGGTGATAGGTGTAAATATGGGCCGGCTGGGCTTTCTGGCCAATATTGGCCGTGATATGATTGAACGTATGGCTGATGCTTTGCTTTCGCATGATTATGTGATTGAAAAACGTATTCTCTTGCATCTGGATGCCAGCATTCCGCTTTTCGGAGAAGTGCCTTATGCATTGAATGATTTTACGTTGCATAAAAAGGATGCATCATCCATGATCCGCATCCATGCATTTCTGAATGGGGAATTTCTCAATACCTACTGGGCCGACGGACTTATTGTATCCACACCTACGGGATCAACAGCTTATTCGTTGAGTTGCGGCGGACCGATTTTGTTGCCCGAGGCAGGTGGTTTTGTAGTAACGCCCGTTGCTCCGCATAACCTGAATGTACGTCCGCTGGTAGTTCCGGATGATGCTGTGATTTCATTTGAGATCGAGGGCCGGAGTGAACAATTTCTCTGTACCCTGGATGCCCGGATGGAAACTATTACCAGCGATGTAAAAATGGCCATTCGAAAGGAAGATTTTATGCTCAATCTCATTCGCCTTCAAGAAACCAATTTTCTGCAGACGCTTCGCAGCAAACTCTTCTGGGGAATTGACAAACGAAATTGACTTCTGCATACCAAAATCCAGTGTAAAGCGTTAATTAATCAATTGTATTTCACGATGAAGAAATGTTATGTCTGGCTAAGCTTTTTTGCATGGACGGCAGGGCTCTGGCTATGGCCGGGGACAATGGTTGCGCAGATTTCTCTTCGATCCTATCAGGCGCTGGCTTATACATCTGAGCTTGGAGTGGCTGCTGGTGGGGCAGAATATTTTGGTGATCTGAATACCCATTATGGCTGGCATGCCGTGAAAGCTTCGGGAGGTATTTTTTACCGGAAGTTGTTCAGCCCCTATGTGGCTGCACGTCTGGAAGCCGAGCTGGCTCAGCTGGGATATTCAGATGTGTATAATAAAAATGCATTTCAGCATCGGCGCAACCTCAGTTTTAATACCATGATCTGGGAAATTACGCTGATGGGGGAATTTAATTTTTTTCGGTTTGAACCCGGCAGTGAAGACCACAGGTTTACACCCTATCTCGCATTTGGTGTGGGCTTTTTTCATTTCAATCCTTATGCCTACTATCAGGGGCA from Thermoflavifilum aggregans encodes the following:
- a CDS encoding NAD kinase; translation: MQVAIYSRNFSPQDQADVQLLIHTLHQRGMQLWIYAPWYEQMHGSIRWPQQPVLFHTAHDLNEKIACMISMGGDGTLLDTLCLVRDKPIPVIGVNMGRLGFLANIGRDMIERMADALLSHDYVIEKRILLHLDASIPLFGEVPYALNDFTLHKKDASSMIRIHAFLNGEFLNTYWADGLIVSTPTGSTAYSLSCGGPILLPEAGGFVVTPVAPHNLNVRPLVVPDDAVISFEIEGRSEQFLCTLDARMETITSDVKMAIRKEDFMLNLIRLQETNFLQTLRSKLFWGIDKRN
- the porG gene encoding type IX secretion system protein PorG, whose product is MKKCYVWLSFFAWTAGLWLWPGTMVAQISLRSYQALAYTSELGVAAGGAEYFGDLNTHYGWHAVKASGGIFYRKLFSPYVAARLEAELAQLGYSDVYNKNAFQHRRNLSFNTMIWEITLMGEFNFFRFEPGSEDHRFTPYLAFGVGFFHFNPYAYYQGQKYYLQPLGTEGQGSFLYPDRKPYALQALCFPVGAGIKYNLARNLDIGLEAIHRFTTTDYLDDVSTTYVGITAFPPKPNGQPSVAAILQDRSNWNGQPAIGTPGRQRGNSLTKDQYIFVQLTLSVLFSNYRCPTL